In one window of Littorina saxatilis isolate snail1 linkage group LG11, US_GU_Lsax_2.0, whole genome shotgun sequence DNA:
- the LOC138980688 gene encoding neuropeptide FF receptor 1-like — protein MTSCTTLSNVTVDQSTPPVTDDPMTSVSGAPITGDNASDDDIDDFLHGINMDYVSAVAPGITFLSFLMVLGLVGNTLVIVVYYRRFKPSVTRVYILAMAVCDFLINVLAIPMQIVMVRFTVTFYVTWGCKAIFVGNVAFVLFTGAILVAVAVDRQKAICRNRPGALNSVRGAYRAVVISAVVSVLVACPYAELVEDHVITFPHSNITGNGCAAADKYLHTPFRKVYLAVLTLLYIVCVTIMVVSYARIARYLWQHQATTTTLNRRSRCAAPNSNPPGASVKPVPARTSLMLFVFTVVFIINYLPTLVLWIVDEVDPKMYTGDLELNARFIFSRCRGLRRRLDLPPAVYPVTLRRCVVVFTTLAFTAISYHAYTSLQRRHTGDIVVDHVGGMGQCYRRQKTCPPPPPMFKSVRCLRTMDKDAFRDELQNALPPSPSADQLDATLRAALDVHAPVSRRRVRPSKSAPWYSNICVELRDAKCDRRRAERR, from the exons ATGACGAGCTGCACAACTCTCTCCAATGTCACAGTCGACCAGAGTACCCCTCCTGTCACCGACGACCCAATGACTTCAGTTTCAGGGGCACCCATCACTGGAGACAATGCTTCTGATGACGACATAGACGACTTCTTGCATGGGATAAACATGGATTATGTCTCTGCCGTAGCACCAGGTATTACGTTTCTCTCTTTCCTCATGGTGCTTGGTCTGGTGGGTAACACCCTCGTCATCGTGGTGTACTACCGGAGGTTCAAGCCCAGCGTGACCCGAGTGTACATCCTGGCCATGGCTGTGTGCGACTTCCTCATCAACGTCCTAGCCATCCCCATGCAGATCGTGATGGTCCGTTTTACCGTCACCTTCTACGTCACGTGGGGTTGCAAGGCCATCTTTGTGGGCAATGTGGCTTTCGTCCTCTTCACGGGGGCCATCCTGGTGGCCGTGGCTGTTGACCGCCAAAAGGCCATCTGCAGGAACCGACCCGGGGCCCTGAACTCTGTTCGCGGCGCGTACAGGGCTGTGGTCATTTCTGCCGTGGTTTCTGTCCTCGTGGCCTGCCCCTACGCTGAGCTTGTCGAGGATCACGTTATAACGTTCCCACATTCTAATATCACGGGAAACGGGTGCGCTGCCGCTGACAAATATCTCCACACTCCCTTTCGTAAGGTCTACTTGGCGGTACTGACTTTGCTGTACATTGTGTGCGTGACGATTATGGTCGTGTCGTACGCACGTATCGCACGCTATTTGTGGCAGCACCAGGCAACCACAACGACCTTAAATCGGCGGTCTCGGTGTGCTGCCCCTAACTCCAACCCTCCTGGTGCAAGTGTCAAACCAGTTCCTGCCCGCACATCCTTGATGCTGTTTGTCTTCACTGTGGTCTTCATTATCAACTATCTCCCCACCCTGGTTTTATGGATCGTAGACGAGGTGGATCCGAAGATGTACACGGGAGATCTGGAGCTGAATGCTCGCTTCATATTTTCGCGATG TCGGGGCCTTCGTCGTCGCCTCGATCTGCCTCCAGCTGTGTACCCAGTGACGCTTCGTCGCTGTGTCGTCGTCTTCACGACCTTGGCATTCACTGCCATCAGCTACCATGCCTACACATCCCTCCAAAGAAGGCACACAGGGGACATCGTCGTTGACCACGTCGGAGGAATGGGGCAGTGCTACCGACGCCAAAAGACT tgtcctcctcctccacccatgTTTAAGTCTGTCCGCTGTCTCCGTACGATGGATAAAGACGCTTTTAGGGACGAGCTGCAGAACgcgctgcccccctccccctccgctgACCAACTTGATGCCACACTTCGTGCTGCTCTTGACGTTCATGCCCCTGTTTCACGTCGCCGTGTCCGCCCGTCCAAGTCCGCACCGTGGTATTCCAATATCTGTGTCGAACTGCGTGATGCCAAATGTGACCGTAGGCGTGCTGAGCGCAG atga
- the LOC138980687 gene encoding orexin receptor type 2-like has protein sequence MTSYTTLSHVTFDQSTPPATDDPMTSVSGSPITGDNDSDDERDVFLHGENLKHISSLAPGITYLSVLVVLGLVGNTLVFVVYYRRYKPSVSRVYILAMAACDFLNNVLVIPMHIVGVNFYVTFYATWCCRVIHIGSVAFLLFTMAILVAVAVDRRKVICTDRSHAQLSVRGAYKAVVISALLSLLWACPYAELAGDHIITFPHSNITGVGCAIADKYQHTAFAMVYNAVLALVYIVCVTIMVVSYARIARYLWQHQATTTTLSLQSRRTFPISNPSRASVKPVPARTSLMLFVFTVVFIINYLPSLVILEADQETSEEDLKKNVRFIFLRWHFVNSVANPFVYSFFSCKFRNELTRQPPGIWTANCNEMASL, from the exons ATGACGAGTTACACAACTCTCTCCCATGTCACCTTCGACCAGAGTACCCCGCCTGCCACAGACGACCCAATGACTTCAGTTTCAGGGTCACCCATCACTGGCGACAATGATTCTGATGATGAAAGAGACGTCTTCTTGCATGGGGAAAACCTGAAGCATATATCTTCCTTAGCACCAGGTATTACTTATCTCTCTGTCCTCGTGGTGCTTGGTCTGGTGGGCAACACCCTCGTCTTCGTGGTGTACTACCGGAGGTACAAACCCAGCGTGAGCCGAGTGTACATCCTGGCCATGGCTGCGTGCGACTTCCTGAACAACGTCCTGGTCATCCCGATGCATATCGTGGGGGTCAATTTCTACGTCACCTTCTACGCCACGTGGTGCTGTAGGGTCATCCATATAGGCAGCGTGGCTTTTCTTCTCTTCACGATGGCCATCCTAGTGGCCGTGGCTGTTGACCGCCGGAAGGTCATCTGCACGGACCGTTCTCATGCCCAGCTCTCTGTCCGCGGCGCGTACAAGGCTGTGGTCATTTCTGCCCTGCTTTCGCTTCTCTGGGCCTGTCCCTACGCTGAACTCGCCGGGGATCACATTATAACGTTCCCACACTCTAACATCACGGGAGTCGGGTGCGCTATCGCTGACAAATATCAACACACTGCGTTTGCCATGGTCTACAATGCGGTTCTGGCTTTGGTGTACATTGTGTGCGTGACGATTATGGTCGTGTCGTACGCACGTATCGCACGCTATTTGTGGCAGCACCAGGCAACCACGACCACTTTAAGTCTGCAGTCTCGTCGCACTTTCCCTATCTCCAACCCCTCTCGTGCAAGTGTCAAACCAGTTCCTGCCCGTACATCCCTGATGCTGTTTGTCTTCACTGTGGTCTTCATTATCAACTATCTCCCCTCCCTGGTCATTTTAGAAGCGGATCAGGAGACGTCCGAGGAAGACCTGAAGAAGAATGTTCGCTTCATTTTTTTGCGATGGCATTTTGTCAACAGTGTCGCCAACCCCTTCGTCTACAGTTTTTTCTCCTGCAAATTCCGAAACGAGT TGACACGTCAGCCCCCGGGCATCTGGACCGCCAACTGCAATGAGATGGCTAGCTTGTGA